In Deinococcus psychrotolerans, a genomic segment contains:
- a CDS encoding organic hydroperoxide resistance protein, which translates to MTASDQKSDMPKNIYTAQATAKGGRAGHIISSDERLNLPLSVPAEMGGDGGSGTNPEQLFAAGYAACFQGAMGVVGRRMKVDTEASEVTAQVGLQKAGLAFKLDVELRVKIPGLDRATAEEVVKAAHTVCPYSVATQGNVDVRLVVLD; encoded by the coding sequence ATGACCGCTTCAGATCAAAAGTCGGATATGCCCAAAAACATCTACACCGCTCAGGCCACCGCCAAAGGAGGCCGCGCCGGACACATCATCAGCAGCGATGAGCGCCTCAACCTCCCGCTCAGCGTGCCCGCCGAAATGGGCGGCGACGGCGGCAGCGGCACCAACCCCGAGCAGCTTTTCGCCGCTGGTTACGCCGCCTGCTTTCAGGGCGCGATGGGCGTGGTGGGCCGCCGCATGAAAGTGGATACCGAAGCAAGCGAAGTCACCGCCCAAGTCGGCCTGCAAAAAGCGGGTCTGGCCTTCAAGCTCGACGTGGAACTCCGCGTCAAAATCCCCGGCCTAGACCGCGCCACCGCCGAAGAAGTCGTCAAGGCCGCCCACACGGTTTGCCCCTACAGCGTGGCGACGCAGGGCAATGTGGACGTCCGTCTGGTGGTTTTGGACTGA